The Burkholderiales bacterium JOSHI_001 genomic sequence GGTGGAGCGCGAATTCGACAAGGCCGACTACCTGGCCGCGGTGGGCCGGGCCAAGGAGTACATCGCCGCCGGCGACATGATGCAGGTGCAGGTGGGCCAACGCCTGAAAAAACGCTACACCGAAAGCCCGCTGTCGCTGTACCGGGCGCTGCGTTCGCTGAACCCCAGCCCCTACATGTACTTCTACGACTTCGGCGGCTTCCAGATCGTGGGCGCCTCACCTGAAATCCTGGTGCGCCACGAACACGTCACCACGGCGGACGGGCAGGCGGGCGACAAGATCACCATCCGCCCGCTGGCGGGCACACGCCCGCGCGGCACCTCACCCGAGGCCGACAAGGCCACCGAAGCCGAGCTGCTGGCCGACCCCAAGGAGCGTGCCGAGCACCTGATGCTGATCGACCTGGCACGCAACGACATCGGCCGCATCGCCATCACCGGCAGCGTGAAGGTGAGCGAAGCCTTTGTGGTGGAGCGCTACTCGCACGTGATGCACATCGTCAGCAACGTCGAGGGCATGTTGAAGCCCGGCATGAGCAACATGGACGTGCTGCGCGCCACCTTCCCCGCCGGCACCCTGACCGGTGCGCCCAAGATCCGGGCCATGGAAATCATCGACGAGCTGGAACCGGTGAAGCGCGGCATCTACGGCGGCGCCTGCGGCTACCTCAGCTACGCCGGCGACATGGACGTGGCCATCGCCATCCGCACCGGCATCGTGCAGAACAACACCCTGTACGTGCAGGCGGCGGCCGGCGTGGTGGCCGACTCGGTGCCGGAAATGGAATGGCGCGAAACCGAGCACAAGGCGCGTGCCCTCATCCGCGCGGCCGAGCTGGTGGAAGAGGGCTTCTAGTCGACCGACACCTTGGCGCGCCGGATCACCTGCGCCCACTTGGTGGTTTCGGCGTCCAGGAAGGCCTGGAACTCGGCCGGGCCGTTGCCCACCGGCACCGTGCCCATGTCGTCCAGGCGCTTCTTCACGTCGTCCAGCTTGACGATGCGGCCCACCTCCTCGGCCACGCGCTGCACCAGCTCGCGCGGGGTGCCGGCCGGCGCCAGCAGGCCGGCCCAGGTGTTGCCGGTGTAGCCGGCCACGCCCTGCTCGATGAATGTGGGCGTGTCCGGCAGTGCGGCCAGGCGCTTGTCGGCGGCCACGCCAATGAGGCGCACCTTGCCGGATTTGCCGGGGTTGATGAGCCCCTGCGCCGCGTCCAGGAAGAGCTGGATCTGCCCGCCCATCAGGTCGGTCAGCGCCGCTGCCGCGCCGCGGTAGGGGATGTGCACCATGAAGGTGTTGGTCACGCTCTTCAGCAGCTCGGTGCTCAGGTGCGCCGCCGAGCCATTGCCGCTGGAGCCGAAGCTGATCTTGCCCGGGTTGGCGCGCGCAAAGGCCAGCAGCTCGGGCACGGTCTTGAAGGGCGCGTCGTTGTTCACCGCCGCCACCAGCGGCGACAGGCCGATCAGCGACACCGGGACGATGTCCTTCTTCGGGTCATAGGGCAGCTTGGGGTACAGCGTGGTGTTGGCGGCGTGGGCGGCAATCACCACCGCGAAGCTGCTGCCGTCGGGCGCCGACCGGGCCAGGGCTTCCACCGCCAGGATGCCGTTGGCGCCGGGCTTGTTCTCGATGCTGACGCTCTGGCCCAGGCGTTCCTGCAGCTTCTGGCCCACCAGGCGCGCGGTCACGTCGGTGAAGCCACCCGGCGGGTAGCCCACCAGGATGCGGATGGGCTTGTTGAACGCGGGCTGTGCCAGCGCGCCGGGCCCGGCCAGTGCGCCGGCAACTGCCAACAGGGCCTGGCGGCGGGTGACTGCGTGCCTCATTGGTCGTAGCCGGGGTTGCGGCGGTCCAGCCGGCGCAGCAGGCCCGGCCACACCAACTGGTCGGCGCCCTGGCTGCGGGTGGCGGCGCGGGCCATGGCCGGGATCTCGTCCTGGATGG encodes the following:
- a CDS encoding anthranilate synthase component I (PFAM: chorismate binding enzyme; Anthranilate synthase component I, N terminal region~TIGRFAM: anthranilate synthase component I, non-proteobacterial lineages); amino-acid sequence: MITELEFKSLAAQGFNRIPLLSEAFADLETPLSLYLKLAGGAKHSFLLESVVGGERFGRYSFIGLPARTLLRVRGWTTEVVTDDAVVETHEGNPLDFIAAYQARFKVALRPGLPRFCGGLAGYFGYDAVRYMEPKLAKVHKPGGLDTPDIALLHTEELAVIDNLSGRLYLIVYADPSQPESYFKAKKRLADLADKLKYSVTAPAVKRGPSYAVEREFDKADYLAAVGRAKEYIAAGDMMQVQVGQRLKKRYTESPLSLYRALRSLNPSPYMYFYDFGGFQIVGASPEILVRHEHVTTADGQAGDKITIRPLAGTRPRGTSPEADKATEAELLADPKERAEHLMLIDLARNDIGRIAITGSVKVSEAFVVERYSHVMHIVSNVEGMLKPGMSNMDVLRATFPAGTLTGAPKIRAMEIIDELEPVKRGIYGGACGYLSYAGDMDVAIAIRTGIVQNNTLYVQAAAGVVADSVPEMEWRETEHKARALIRAAELVEEGF
- a CDS encoding hypothetical protein (PFAM: Tripartite tricarboxylate transporter family receptor) codes for the protein MRHAVTRRQALLAVAGALAGPGALAQPAFNKPIRILVGYPPGGFTDVTARLVGQKLQERLGQSVSIENKPGANGILAVEALARSAPDGSSFAVVIAAHAANTTLYPKLPYDPKKDIVPVSLIGLSPLVAAVNNDAPFKTVPELLAFARANPGKISFGSSGNGSAAHLSTELLKSVTNTFMVHIPYRGAAAALTDLMGGQIQLFLDAAQGLINPGKSGKVRLIGVAADKRLAALPDTPTFIEQGVAGYTGNTWAGLLAPAGTPRELVQRVAEEVGRIVKLDDVKKRLDDMGTVPVGNGPAEFQAFLDAETTKWAQVIRRAKVSVD